In Lineus longissimus chromosome 7, tnLinLong1.2, whole genome shotgun sequence, a genomic segment contains:
- the LOC135491404 gene encoding uncharacterized protein LOC135491404 isoform X2: MVVVAASMKVNVHLIKCHKINYKVKSKCFRNGVFCGQVFINGEMRMIKKVIPDKTAADGIEIEMPHGLAVKTLDNSKGGYPVWHSFDVVDGSAPESMSGGSGHSHVVVNSSVSGLDNVLSSTQAQKLYQKTPALNERSDNDNGNSVNSQKSYNSKNHVEDALSSSCIQASMNDPFYPEMFNADELAKQILSTCNYVNPFMLNPCEFRFSNMSGSSVATVSGFENRGEVVTIPKSDGLPQANGSITLPSIAIAKSGVTKSNGGSVSPLLETKFPKLLLESKQSCPKKQKRLTKNPMRPPIEIPKVRVKVCIIPNESRYKCPDCEYITDTMPMAILHMRESQHGGMKKKTYRCQFCSKKFLLKEALCQHMKTCAGGSKHAKQHSMTGNNIASLKNNGCPEIRKVPNVEAVENNALIAQPKCAIDFNIYNSLATFGDVSNWASLKSSQHDNINAGEKPHQKKKRPTDQGEETKKIKLEPDIVKSEKEESVNELSAKPKGTALPGIGTFFSSNLVSQNMLGTNTPTTLPSFQTFLGVSTQESPRGFTSKGFSNSSLSKQEAGNGNQEKSLSSLFPWLNIETNLKSFPDELTLNHSSESDPADLIPGNHHVVLDGSLTGKPQTCLQCHAAFKTLSLLRYHQQKNSHDGYKTYPCSHCDSIFGSKGHLETHIRNHTKEKPYFCPLCHRMFSRVDLVNSHLRLQHNMSIHISGKDVLLPNYRWNSEEENSFELNTIVMDKN; encoded by the exons atggtggtagtcgctgcttcaatgaag GTGAATGTCCATCTGATCAAGTGCCATAAGATAAACTACAAAGTAAAGAGTAAGTGTTTCCGAAATGGAGTGTTTTGCGGACAAGTTTTTATCAATGGTGAGATGAGAATGATCAAAAAGGTTATCCCGGATAAAACCGCTGCCGATGGTATCGAGATCGAAATGCCTCATGGACTTGCTGTGAAAACGCTGGATAATTCTAAGGGGGGATATCCTGTCTGGCATtcatttgatgttgttgatggaTCTGCTCCTGAATCGATGTCCGGCGGTTCAGGGCATAGTCATGTTGTGGTGAATTCTAGCGTGTCGGGCCTGGACAATGTTTTGAGCTCAACACAAGCTCAAAAGCTTTACCAAAAAACACCTGCACTGAACGAAAGAAGTGACAATGACAATGGCAACAGTGTAAATTCCCAAAAATCTTATAACTCCAAAAATCATGTTGAGGATGCATTGAGCTCAAGTTGTATCCAGGCCTCTATGAATGATCCTTTCTATCCAGAAATGTTCAATGCGGATGAATTGGCAAAGCAAATCTTGTCCACCTGCAACTATGTAAATCCTTTCATGCTTAACCCTTGTGAATTTAGATTTAGTAACATGAGTGGTAGCTCTGTTGCAACTGTCAGTGGATTTGAGAACCGTGGAGAAGTAGTTACAATTCCAAAGTCAGATGGTCTGCCGCAAGCAAATGGGTCAATAACTCTTCCTTCCATTGCCATTGCCAAAAGTGGTGTTACTAAGTCAAATGGTGGCTCTGTTTCCCCTCTTTTGGAAACTAAATTTCCCAAATTACTATTGGAGAGTAAACAGTCTTGTCCGAAAAAGCAGAAAAGGTTGACCAAAAATCCTATGAGACCTCCGATTGAGATACCTAAAGTACGAGTAAAGGTGTGCATTATTCCCAATGAATCTCGTTACAAGTGCCCCGATTGTGAATATATCACTGACACCATGCCGATGGCTATTCTTCACATGCGGGAATCACAACATGGtggaatgaaaaagaaaacatatcgTTGTCAATTTTGCTCAAAGAAGTTCTTGCTCAAAGAAGCACTCTGTCAGCATATGAAAACTTGTGCTGGTGGTTCTAAACATGCAAAACAACATTCCATGACTGGCAATAACATTGCTTCATTGAAGAATAATGGTTGTCCTGAGATCAGAAAAGTGCCAAATGTTGAAGCTGTTGAAAATAATGCTCTTATTGCTCAACCAAAATGTGCCATTGATTTCAACATCTATAACAGTTTGGCGACCTTTGGTGATGTATCCAACTGGGCTAGTCTAAAAAGCAGTCAGCATGATAATATAAATGCAGGCGAGAAGCCTCATCAGAAAAAGAAGAGACCAACTGACCAGGGTGAGGAAACCAAAAAGATCAAATTGGAACCAGATATAGTTAAGTCTGAAAAGGAAGAGTCAGTGAATGAACTGTCTGCAAAGCCAAAAGGTACTGCTCTCCCTGGTATAGGTAcatttttctcttcaaatttgGTGTCCCAAAATATGTTAGGGACAAATACCCCAACTACGTTGCCGTCTTTTCAAACGTTTCTTGGTGTCTCAACACAAGAATCACCCAGAGGATTTACTTCAAAAGGGTTTTCCAACAGTTCACTGAGTAAACAGGAGGCAGGAAATGGTAACCAGGAAAAATCATTGTCATCACTCTTCCCATGGTTGAATATTGAGACTAATTTGAAGTCATTCCCTGATGAGCTCACTCTGAATCATTCATCTGAATCTGATCCTGCAGATTTGATTCCTGGAAATCACCATGTAGTTCTTGATGGCTCACTCACTGGTAAACCGCAAACATGTTTACAGTGTCATGCTGCATTCAAGACCCTGTCACTGCTGCGCTACCACCAGCAGAAGAACAGCCATGATGGCTACAAGACATACCCGTGTAGCCATTGTGATTCAATCTTTGGCAGCAAAGGTCATCTTGAGACCCATATCAGAAATCACACAAAGGAAAAGCCATATTTTTGTCCACTGTGTCATCGTATGTTTTCGAGGGTTGACCTGGTAAATAGCCACCTCCGTCTCCAGCATAATATGTCAATACATATCAGTGGCAAAGATGTGCTCCTGCCAAATTATAGGTGGaactcagaagaagaaaacagcTTTGAATTGAACACCATCGTCATGGATAAAAATTGA
- the LOC135491404 gene encoding uncharacterized protein LOC135491404 isoform X3: MRMIKKVIPDKTAADGIEIEMPHGLAVKTLDNSKGGYPVWHSFDVVDGSAPESMSGGSGHSHVVVNSSVSGLDNVLSSTQAQKLYQKTPALNERSDNDNGNSVNSQKSYNSKNHVEDALSSSCIQASMNDPFYPEMFNADELAKQILSTCNYVNPFMLNPCEFRFSNMSGSSVATVSGFENRGEVVTIPKSDGLPQANGSITLPSIAIAKSGVTKSNGGSVSPLLETKFPKLLLESKQSCPKKQKRLTKNPMRPPIEIPKVRVKVCIIPNESRYKCPDCEYITDTMPMAILHMRESQHGGMKKKTYRCQFCSKKFLLKEALCQHMKTCAGGSKHAKQHSMTGNNIASLKNNGCPEIRKVPNVEAVENNALIAQPKCAIDFNIYNSLATFGDVSNWASLKSSQHDNINAGEKPHQKKKRPTDQGEETKKIKLEPDIVKSEKEESVNELSAKPKGTALPGIGTFFSSNLVSQNMLGTNTPTTLPSFQTFLGVSTQESPRGFTSKGFSNSSLSKQEAGNGNQEKSLSSLFPWLNIETNLKSFPDELTLNHSSESDPADLIPGNHHVVLDGSLTGKPQTCLQCHAAFKTLSLLRYHQQKNSHDGYKTYPCSHCDSIFGSKGHLETHIRNHTKEKPYFCPLCHRMFSRVDLVNSHLRLQHNMSIHISGKDVLLPNYRWNSEEENSFELNTIVMDKN; this comes from the coding sequence ATGAGAATGATCAAAAAGGTTATCCCGGATAAAACCGCTGCCGATGGTATCGAGATCGAAATGCCTCATGGACTTGCTGTGAAAACGCTGGATAATTCTAAGGGGGGATATCCTGTCTGGCATtcatttgatgttgttgatggaTCTGCTCCTGAATCGATGTCCGGCGGTTCAGGGCATAGTCATGTTGTGGTGAATTCTAGCGTGTCGGGCCTGGACAATGTTTTGAGCTCAACACAAGCTCAAAAGCTTTACCAAAAAACACCTGCACTGAACGAAAGAAGTGACAATGACAATGGCAACAGTGTAAATTCCCAAAAATCTTATAACTCCAAAAATCATGTTGAGGATGCATTGAGCTCAAGTTGTATCCAGGCCTCTATGAATGATCCTTTCTATCCAGAAATGTTCAATGCGGATGAATTGGCAAAGCAAATCTTGTCCACCTGCAACTATGTAAATCCTTTCATGCTTAACCCTTGTGAATTTAGATTTAGTAACATGAGTGGTAGCTCTGTTGCAACTGTCAGTGGATTTGAGAACCGTGGAGAAGTAGTTACAATTCCAAAGTCAGATGGTCTGCCGCAAGCAAATGGGTCAATAACTCTTCCTTCCATTGCCATTGCCAAAAGTGGTGTTACTAAGTCAAATGGTGGCTCTGTTTCCCCTCTTTTGGAAACTAAATTTCCCAAATTACTATTGGAGAGTAAACAGTCTTGTCCGAAAAAGCAGAAAAGGTTGACCAAAAATCCTATGAGACCTCCGATTGAGATACCTAAAGTACGAGTAAAGGTGTGCATTATTCCCAATGAATCTCGTTACAAGTGCCCCGATTGTGAATATATCACTGACACCATGCCGATGGCTATTCTTCACATGCGGGAATCACAACATGGtggaatgaaaaagaaaacatatcgTTGTCAATTTTGCTCAAAGAAGTTCTTGCTCAAAGAAGCACTCTGTCAGCATATGAAAACTTGTGCTGGTGGTTCTAAACATGCAAAACAACATTCCATGACTGGCAATAACATTGCTTCATTGAAGAATAATGGTTGTCCTGAGATCAGAAAAGTGCCAAATGTTGAAGCTGTTGAAAATAATGCTCTTATTGCTCAACCAAAATGTGCCATTGATTTCAACATCTATAACAGTTTGGCGACCTTTGGTGATGTATCCAACTGGGCTAGTCTAAAAAGCAGTCAGCATGATAATATAAATGCAGGCGAGAAGCCTCATCAGAAAAAGAAGAGACCAACTGACCAGGGTGAGGAAACCAAAAAGATCAAATTGGAACCAGATATAGTTAAGTCTGAAAAGGAAGAGTCAGTGAATGAACTGTCTGCAAAGCCAAAAGGTACTGCTCTCCCTGGTATAGGTAcatttttctcttcaaatttgGTGTCCCAAAATATGTTAGGGACAAATACCCCAACTACGTTGCCGTCTTTTCAAACGTTTCTTGGTGTCTCAACACAAGAATCACCCAGAGGATTTACTTCAAAAGGGTTTTCCAACAGTTCACTGAGTAAACAGGAGGCAGGAAATGGTAACCAGGAAAAATCATTGTCATCACTCTTCCCATGGTTGAATATTGAGACTAATTTGAAGTCATTCCCTGATGAGCTCACTCTGAATCATTCATCTGAATCTGATCCTGCAGATTTGATTCCTGGAAATCACCATGTAGTTCTTGATGGCTCACTCACTGGTAAACCGCAAACATGTTTACAGTGTCATGCTGCATTCAAGACCCTGTCACTGCTGCGCTACCACCAGCAGAAGAACAGCCATGATGGCTACAAGACATACCCGTGTAGCCATTGTGATTCAATCTTTGGCAGCAAAGGTCATCTTGAGACCCATATCAGAAATCACACAAAGGAAAAGCCATATTTTTGTCCACTGTGTCATCGTATGTTTTCGAGGGTTGACCTGGTAAATAGCCACCTCCGTCTCCAGCATAATATGTCAATACATATCAGTGGCAAAGATGTGCTCCTGCCAAATTATAGGTGGaactcagaagaagaaaacagcTTTGAATTGAACACCATCGTCATGGATAAAAATTGA